A genome region from Macaca fascicularis isolate 582-1 chromosome 3, T2T-MFA8v1.1 includes the following:
- the PAX4 gene encoding paired box protein Pax-4: MNQLGGLFVNGRPLPLDTRQQIVRLAVRGMRPCDISRSLKVSNGCVSKILGRYYRTGVLEPKGIGGSKPRLATPPVVARIAQLKGECPALFAWEIQRQLCAEGLCTQDKTPSVSSINRVLRALQEDQGLPWTQLRSPAVLAPALLTPHSGSETPRGPHPGTGHRNRTIFSPSQAEALEKEFQRGQYPDSVARGKLAAATSLPEDTVRVWFSNRRAKWRRQEKLKWEMQLPGASQGLTVPRVAPGIISAQQSPGSVPTAVLPALEPLGPSCYQLCWATAPDRCLSDTPPKACLKPCWGHLPPQPNSLDSGLLCLPCPSSHCPLASLSGCEALLWPGCPLLYGLE; the protein is encoded by the exons ATGAACCAGCTTGGGGGGCTCTTTGTGAATGGCCGGCCCCTGCCTCTGGATACCCGGCAGCAGATTGTGCGGCTAGCAGTCCGTGGAATGCGGCCCTGTGACATCTCACGGAGCCTTAAG GTATCTAACGGCTGTGTGAGCAAGATCCTAGGGCGTTATTACCGCACGGGTGTCTTGGAGCCCAAGGGCATTGGGGGAAGCAAGCCACGGCTGGCTACACCCCCTGTGGTGGCTCGAATTGCCCAGCTGAAGGGTGAGTGTCCAGCTCTTTTTGCCTGGGAAATCCAACGCCAGCTTTGTGCTGAAGGGCTTTGCACCCAGGACAAGACTCCCAGC GTCTCCTCCATCAACCGAGTCCTGCGGGCGCTACAGGAGGACCAGGGACTACCGTGGACACAGCTCAGGTCACCAG CTGTTTTGGCTCCAGCTCTCCTCACTCCCCACAGTGGCTCTGAGACTCCCCGGGGTCCCCACCCAGGGACCGGCCACCGGAATCGGACTATCTTCTCCCCAAGCCAAGCAGAGGCACTGGAGAAAG AGTTCCAGCGTGGGCAGTATCCTGATTCAGTGGCCCGTGGAAAGCTGGCTGCTGCCACCTCTCTGCCTGAGGACACTGTGAGG GTCTGGTTTTCCAACAGAAGAGCCAAATGGCGCCGGCAAGAGAAGCTCAAGTGGGAAATGCAGCTGCCAG GTGCTTCCCAGGGGCTGACTGTACCAAGAGTTGCCCCAGGAATCATCTCTGCACAG CAGTCCCCTGGCAGTGTGCCCACAGCAGTCCTGCCTGCCCTAGAACCGCTGGGTCCTTCCTGCTATCAGCTGTGCTGGGCAACAGCACCAGACAGGTGTCTGAGTGACACCCCACCTAAAGCCTGTCTCAAGCCCTGCTGGG GCCACTTGCCCCCACAGCCGAATTCCCTGGACTCAGGACTGCTTTGCCTTCCTTGCCCTTCCTCCCACTGTCCCCTGGCCAGTCTTAGTGGCTGTGAGGCCCTGCTCTGGCCTGGCTGCCCACTACTGTATGGCTTGGAATGA